TAAATTACTGATATTTGTTATACAGTATAATGAACAGGGTAATTTCTGTGATTAAAGAGATTATAAATTCTGGTCTGTATAAAACAATGAATAATATGTGATATGGCACTTTTAAGGATCCTTTGGATGCTATGACACAATGAactaatgtattaaaaaaattagataGGAATTATCTGCAAAAATGACATGATTTGGACGAACCAGTCTCAGAGTctagctttgaaaaaaaatcctgagtttACTTCATAAACCAGTGATTCCTTCACAAGGAATTTAATAGTGAActatatcttttattttaaagcccATTCCACAATAAAGCTCAAGAAGAAAACCAGCTTTCAATTTCAACAACAGCACAGTCTTCTAATACTGCTTGTTTCCTTCCACCCAAATGAATGCTCTTAGTATTATACTTTTGTTTTCTGCCTACTGAATCCACATCAGAAAACAAGTATGAGTTGTGTCTTTTCCATTAAGATAGAGGATGATACACAGATGACCAGCCACAGgtgctaagattaaaaaaaaaaaaactttctatttttaaaatgtcaatttACTTTTACCAAATTCTTCAAGTCTCCACTTTCCATTAGGAGGAAATATGTTGCAATTAACATAAAATTGTTATGATTATTACATTTTAACATTTATCCTTGCAGAAAGAGCCAGGTATCCAGAGACAGTTTCAGACAAAAAGTTATGGCATCAGCATCTCCCACTACTCCACAAAAAATGCATTCTAGTACAACTGAAAAAAGGAGTTTCCAAATACTTCTGTATGTGTTAAAGCAAACTGGAAAACCTTTTAGTTCTTGTATTTTGTATCTTGTATTTTCTCCTTAGAAATGGTGAATTGCTTATTGGGTTTAGTAGCCTCATCCATCAGTTCCTTCAGCTGTCCAATTTGTTCATCACGGAAGTCATTAAGTTTCTCTTCTGTGAGCTGGATTCCAAACACAGTCTTTTCTCTTGAGTTTTGTCTGTCTTCATTAATTTGTTGCCATATCAGTGCTGCATAGTTCTAACgaggaaggaaaataaaggtCACAAAAATGACAAAAGCAGGATTTAGGTCAACTTTTTTAACACTATTCCAACTCTTTCACAGCCCTCTACCACCGTCTATTAATCAATACAAAATATTCACCTTCTGTAGAAAGGAAAGTTATTAGAAAAGTTATCAGGAAAGACATCCCCAATATCTCTTGTTAATTTTAAGTAGCTAGTTAAAAATACAGATCACATATGTAAAGATTTGCTTGCAAATTTTGTCATATCATGTACcactactgaaaaacaaaatttagtTCTAGATCAAATGTATTTATGTAGATACAGCtagtaaaatatttcagtttttatctAGTAGAATATCAATAGAATTCAATTTGTAACCTAAGACAACTGGAAAAGTATTATTCTTGAAGATATGTATTAGAAAAAGGAACCTAAATGGACTATGCTAAAAGTACCAGAAAACAGCTATTTACAACACAGTACCCAGCACTGCAGTCTGATTGTTTAATAGGTTGAGTACTGACAATACACCATGTCCAGCAAACTACACCCACTACAGATCACTTGAATGCCTTCTGGTGCaattatattttttataaataaaactaaaCTCCCTAAACCATGCAATTTGATAAGCCCTTACTCTCTAGCTCTGATTAGGAAAGTTGTTAAGCACATGCTTCATTCCTGCTGACTTCAATAATCCTAAGCATTCATTTAAGACACACAGACTAGCAGGCTCTTCTGAACATAACTTTTCTGACTTCGCTCTGGACAGGCTAAATTACTTCGGTAGCTTTGCTTTGATCTTAAGATGTACCTTTGCAGAGCTCCAAGGGACACACACAAGCCATCTCCAGATGTTACCCCATGAGTGAATAAATCCTTACTAATGTCCTTCGCAGTAATATCGGACGCTCCCAAAATCCCTATGTCACCCCAGCC
This Dromaius novaehollandiae isolate bDroNov1 chromosome 2, bDroNov1.hap1, whole genome shotgun sequence DNA region includes the following protein-coding sequences:
- the SDHAF3 gene encoding succinate dehydrogenase assembly factor 3, mitochondrial; this translates as MPGALGPPAIAAAAARGLYRRVLRLHRALPPALRALGDRYVQEEFRKHKAAGPAEAQRFLREWENYAALIWQQINEDRQNSREKTVFGIQLTEEKLNDFRDEQIGQLKELMDEATKPNKQFTISKEKIQDTKYKN